A window of the Tripterygium wilfordii isolate XIE 37 chromosome 12, ASM1340144v1, whole genome shotgun sequence genome harbors these coding sequences:
- the LOC120011538 gene encoding uncharacterized protein LOC120011538: MAAATAVLTPARINSAPLMSSSSKTQRRVNKVRQIVGLNSSYGGLKAHNCVLSLGLPVSTEQCFANVVNSLRVTSSGRRRRRGGGALSAKCSKVDEIFQIAAIINGLTLVGVAVGFVLLRIEASVEESE; encoded by the coding sequence ATGGCTGCAGCAACAGCAGTTCTCACTCCTGCAAGGATCAATAGTGCTCCATTGATGAGCTCAAGCAGCAAGACCCAGAGGAGGGTTAACAAGGTTAGGCAAATAGTAGGCTTGAACAGCTCATATGGAGGTCTTAAAGCCCACAACTGTGTTCTCTCTTTAGGGCTACCAGTGAGTACTGAACAGTGCTTTGCCAATGTTGTGAACTCTTTGAGGGTAACATcaagtggaagaagaagaagaagaggtggTGGTGCGCTTTCTGCTAAATGTAGTAAGGTGGATGAGATATTCCAGATTGCAGCTATAATCAATGGGTTGACCCTTGTTGGGGTTGCTGTTGGATTTGTGCTTCTCAGGATTGAAGCATCAGTGGAGGAATCGGAGTGA
- the LOC120010251 gene encoding cytochrome P450 CYP82D47-like — MEFLLSLPTNTIATTSFAVLLLYLCLRIFTNVLKPNKSKTSPPQAGGAWPLIGHLHLFRGPQPPHITLGKMADKHGPIFKIKLGVRPTLVISDSQIAKECFTTHDKILAGRPAYVALEIMGYNNAMFGFSPYGPYWRYTRKLATIELLSNKRLETFKHIRESEVKNAMKEMYQSWVVHNKSASGHSNHVSVDMSKILGDISSNVTYRAMVGKVYASKGEEDVRWKQVLSEYMKLLSNFSSCDALPFLRWFDFGGLEKSMKRTFKELDNYVEEWLQEHRKKRSSSGDGRIVVEDFMDVMLSIFDNVGEHENFTDYSPHTINKATCMSLLLGASDTTKSTMIWCLSLLLNHPDVLKKVQQELDAHIGPETLVNESDVKSFVYLDAVIKETLRLYSPGPLGLPHEAMEDCTVAGYHVPAGTQLLFNQWKMHQDPNVWEDPSEFKPERFLTTHKDIDFRGRHFEYLPFASGRRICPGISFAHQILMLSLANMLHGFDFTTPNGEPVDMAQVSGGTLIRATPLEALISPRLPGHVYMG, encoded by the exons ATGGAGTTTCTTCTTTCACTCCCAACAAACACCATAGCCACAACAAGCTTTGCAGTTttattactctatttatgttTAAGGATATTCACAAATGTCCTAAAACCCAATAAATCCAAAACATCCCCACCACAAGCAGGTGGCGCCTGGCCTTTGATTGGCCACCTCCACCTCTTCCGCGGCCCACAGCCACCACACATAACATTAGGCAAGATGGCCGACAAACACGGTCCAATCTTCAAAATCAAGCTAGGCGTGCGTCCAACTCTTGTCATAAGTGACTCCCAGATTGCCAAAGAGTGTTTCACCACGCACGACAAAATTTTGGCTGGCCGTCCAGCGTATGTGGCCTTGGAAATCATGGGCTACAACAATGCCATGTTCGGTTTCAGCCCATACGGCCCTTATTGGCGTTACACTCGCAAGCTGGCGACTATTGAGCTTCTCTCCAATAAACGGCTCGAAACGTTTAAGCACATAAGAGAATCCGAGGTTAAGAATGCCATGAAAGAGATGTACCAATCATGGGTAGTTCATAACAAAAGCGCTAGCGGCCATTCGAATCATGTTTCCGTGGACATGTCTAAAATATTGGGAGACATCAGCTCAAACGTGACATACAGGGCTATGGTAGGTAAAGTGTATGCGAGTAAGGGTGAGGAGGATGTGAGATGGAAACAAGTATTGTCCGAGTATATGAAGTTGTTGAGCAACTTCTCTTCGTGTGATGCGTTGCCGTTTTTGAGGTGGTTCGATTTCGGAGGTTTGGAGAAGTCCATGAAAAGAACATTTAAAGAATTGGACAATTATGTTGAAGAGTGGTTGCAAGAGCATAGGAAAAAAAGATCCAGTTCTGGTGATGGTAGAATTGTGGTAGAAGACTTCATGGACGTGATGCTCTCCATTTTTGATAATGTTGGTGAACATGAGAATTTTACTGATTATAGTCCTCACACAATTAACAAGGCTACGTGCATG TCTCTTCTATTGGGGGCCTCTGATACCACTAAGAGTACTATGATTTGGTGTCTATCACTACTACTCAACCACCCTGACGTCCTAAAGAAGGTCCAACAAGAGTTGGATGCTCACATTGGTCCAGAAACACTAGTAAATGAATCAGATGTCAAATCATTTGTCTACCTTGATGCAGTTATAAAGGAAACATTGCGATTATACTCTCCAGGTCCACTCGGTTTACCACACGAGGCTATGGAGGACTGCACCGTAGCCGGTTATCATGTCCCAGCAGGGACTCAGCTTCTTTTCAATCAGTGGAAGATGCATCAAGATCCGAATGTGTGGGAGGATCCTTCGGAGTTCAAGCCAGAAAGGTTTCTGACAACACATAAGGACATTGATTTTAGGGGACGTCACTTTGAGTATTTACCATTTGCGAGTGGTAGAAGAATATGTCCTGGAATATCTTTTGCACATCAAATTCTGATGCTTTCACTTGCTAATATGCTTCATGGGTTTGATTTCACAACTCCAAATGGTGAACCAGTTGATATGGCTCAAGTTAGTGGAGGGACCCTTATCCGTGCAACGCCACTTGAAGCCCTCATCAGTCCACGCCTCCCAGGTCATGTCTATATGGGGTGA